The following coding sequences are from one Plasmodium gaboni strain SY75 chromosome 10, whole genome shotgun sequence window:
- a CDS encoding hypothetical protein (conserved Plasmodium protein, unknown function), translating into MIKISSLRRKADPLLIVSKRLPSYIKKEKIKLTRNSNVNKKNVKYYQVPHFVQELIKFTRKNKLWKEQNNENNMDINNIHINNNNNNNDHACYNNIINKNKIHYVNNLLNEIPKNKNLLTSYLICEIYGCLYKLNYLKLDIIFLLFSILINNTINFFNLSGYVNCNFKELINITKYIYHFQKVCNSNIQNILHKKPNLTELKIVQRYLKENNKEMKSKHGCYNYIYNYIQKYDHIDNIDILIYSLIKCKKDEKGYIYEKIKKKDIVLDDENDITSNIRNMSNMSNISNIFPPAITNTSNYNNTLVDDNNEMDRLIDYINSFYKLNDMFNFLLNKILNYFNENSVNFDFHNLKLLFFFISKFEKFDTNLLENISNRLISEIEKMKTNPKLLDDEENSTNDPLEKNIVNHLNHNKIKRRLNMYNKKMRYINTFNKINSKEFLILPYTIGLSMNRYFNNYLIEYINIYILSLINSRVNCDIQTFIYTLIGYRHIMVNFFILYNIFLFKEKCFQNENLLKKYKFFLNKLIHHDIQNMNQISSNKIIKIKNHMMNNKIKSEEETNIMNHNKYINVLNLEDTKHTINHLNLDQNISLQSVKEQDLHNIYYTSSKNELKINQENIFDLLIKEFHINLEKIMLINFDKNSLYQQYTSKDIYHFFITYKKLFQKVYNYSIFLLDKHNINDMLTIYQHIKAHSLNDIIINHVFIETLYNKIILNSVPKKN; encoded by the coding sequence atgatCAAAATAAGTTCATTAAGAAGAAAGGCAGACCCTCTATTAATTGTTAGTAAAAGATTACCGTCTTAcataaaaaaggaaaaaataaaattaacCAGAAATAGCAACgttaataaaaaaaatgtaaaatattatcaGGTACCTCATTTTGTTCAAGAACTTATAAAATTTACGAGAAAGAATAAACTTTGGAAGGAACAAAATAATGAGAATAACATGgacataaataatattcatattaataataacaataataataatgatcaTGCATGttataacaatattataaataaaaacaaaattcATTATGTTAATAATCTTCTTAATGAAATACcgaaaaataaaaatctGTTAACATCCTATCTAATATGTGAAATATATGGATGCTTATACAAattgaattatttaaagctagatataatatttcttttatttagTATTCTTATAAACAATACcataaatttttttaatttgaGTGGTTATGTAAATTGTAATTTTAAAGAGCTAATAAATATTAccaaatatatatatcattttcaaAAGGTATGTAATTcaaatattcaaaatattcTTCATAAGAAACCGAACTTGACAGAACTAAAAATTGTTCAAAGGTATcttaaagaaaataataaggaAATGAAAAGCAAACATGGGtgttataattatatatataattatatacaaaaatatgatcatattgataatatagacattttaatttattccctaattaaatgtaaaaaagatgaaaaaggttatatatatgaaaagataaaaaaaaaggatattgtattagatgatgaaaatgatattactagtaatataagaaatatgTCAAATATGTCAAAcatatcaaatatatttccCCCTGCTATTACAAATACATCCAATTATAATAACACATTAGTAGACGATAATAACGAAATGGATCGTCTAATAGATTATATAAACTCGTTCtataaattaaatgatatgTTCAATTTTTTACTGAACAAAATTTTGAACTATTTCAATGAGAATTCAGTAAATTTTgattttcataatttaaaattattatttttttttatttcaaaatttgaaaaattCGACACTAATTTGTTAGAAAATATATCGAATAGATTAATTAGCGAAATCGAAAAAATGAAAACGAATCCAAAATTATTggatgatgaagaaaattCAACAAATGATCcattagaaaaaaatatagtaaatcatttaaatcataataaaataaaaagaagattaaatatgtataataaaaaaatgagatatataaatacatttaataaaattaattcGAAAGAATTTCTTATTCTACCATATACTATTGGTTTATCTATGAATagatattttaataattatcttatagaatatataaatatctatatattaagTCTTATTAATTCTAGAGTTAATTGTGATATACaaacttttatatatactttgATAGGTTACAGACATATCATGGTTAACTTTTTTATTctatataacatttttcTCTTTAAAGAAAAGTGTTttcaaaatgaaaatttattaaaaaaatataaatttttcttaaaCAAATTAATTCATCATGATATACAAAACATGAATCAAATATCATCCAAtaaaatcataaaaataaaaaatcatatgatgaataataaaataaaaagcGAAGAAGAAACCAACATAATGaatcataataaatatataaacgTATTAAATTTGGAAGACACAAAACATACTATTaatcatttaaatttaGATCAAAATATATCTCTACAATCAGTAAAAGAACAAGActtacataatatatattatacatcATCAAAAAATGAACTGAAAATAAACCAAGagaatatttttgatttaCTAATAAAAGAGTTTCACATaaatttagaaaaaataatgttaatAAATTTTGACAAAAATTCATTATATCAACAATATACTAGTAAAgatatttatcatttttttataacttataagaaattatttcagaaggtatataattattccatattcttattagataaacataatattaatgatatgCTTACAATATATCAACATATCAAAGCACATTCATTAAATgacataataataaaccATGTCTTTATAGAAACActttataataaaataattttaaattcggttccaaaaaaaaattaa
- a CDS encoding putative phosphoglucomutase has translation MENIKNEQVVKLLELWNVFKKPQYLIDETVEILKKNDEEELKYLFLKRLNFGTAGLRGKMGVGFNAMNVVTIMQTTQGLCSYLINTYGLHLCKNRGIIFGFDGRYHSESFAHVAASVCLSKGFRVYLFAQTVATPILCYSNLKKNCLCGVMVTASHNPKLDNGYKVYASNGAQIIPPVDKNISNCILNNLEPWKDTYEYLNNNFYLKDTSLVEDIYFEMYDSFMDDLKHEFNFNCYRNSRTKLAIVYSPMHGIGRKFVQGIMHVVGFNNLLTVPQQALPDADFSTVSFPNPEEKGALDMSMELADNVCSPIVVANDPDADRFACAEKFNNKWKVFSGDELGIIFAYHLMKQYEKKNIDKSKHVFLCTVVCSRMLKKLCEKYGYKYDETLTGFKWLINKAIEYNEQNYTILYCYEEALGHALTRHVKDKCGISALGYWIEIAVYLYENNLTFHQYLETIRGEIGYFVNNNGYYIVLDSNDIVSIFNEFRSNGLYKTNLGSYKIIHIRDLTTGYDSTTADKKSLIAPTPDSQNITIHFENTAILTIRASGTEPKVKWYAEISRDTYEQAKKEIDQLIDEVMPIFMQPNKYNVKRS, from the coding sequence atggaaaatataaagaatgAACAAGTTGTGAAATTGCTAGAACTATGGAATGTATTTAAGAAACCTCAATATTTAATTGATGAGACAgtagaaatattaaaaaaaaatgatgaagaagaattaaaatatttatttttaaaaagatTAAATTTTGGTACAGCTGGATTAAGAGGCAAAATGGGTGTTGGTTTTAATGCAATGAATGTAGTTACAATAATGCAAACAACACAAGGATTATGttcatatttaataaatacTTATGGTTTACatttatgtaaaaataGAGGTATAATTTTTGGATTTGATGGTAGATATCATTCTGAATCTTTTGCTCATGTAGCTGCTTCTGTTTGTTTATCTAAAGGATTTCGAGTTTACTTATTTGCCCAAACAGTTGCTACACCTATATTATGTTATTcaaatttaaaaaagaattgCTTATGTGGTGTTATGGTTACTGCTTCTCATAACCCTAAATTAGATAATGGTTATAAAGTATATGCTTCTAATGGAGCTCAGATAATCCCACCAGTTGATAAAAACATTTCGAATtgtatattaaataatttagaACCTTGGAAAGAtacatatgaatatttaaataataatttctaTTTAAAAGATACATCCTTAGTtgaagatatatattttgaaatgTATGATTCTTTTATGGATGATTTAAAACATgaatttaattttaattgTTATAGAAATTCACGTACCAAACTAGCTATTGTATATTCACCTATGCATGGGATAGGTAGAAAATTTGTACAAGGTATTATGCATGTAGTAGGTTTTAATAACTTACTTACAGTTCCACAACAAGCATTACCAGATGCAGATTTTTCAACAGTATCATTTCCTAATCCAGAAGAAAAAGGAGCATTAGATATGTCTATGGAACTAGCTGATAATGTATGTAGTCCTATAGTAGTAGCTAATGATCCTGATGCAGATAGATTTGCATGTGCagaaaaatttaataataaatggAAAGTCTTTTCTGGTGATGAATTAGGAATAATTTTTGCCTATCATTTAATGAAACaatatgaaaagaaaaacatTGATAAATCAAAACatgtttttttatgtaCAGTTGTGTGTTCAAGGatgttaaaaaaattatgtgAAAAATATGGTTATAAATATGACGAAACACTTACAGGATTTAAATGGTTAATAAATAAAGCTATAGAATATAATGAACAAAATTATACTATTCTATATTGTTATGAAGAAGCTCTAGGACATGCACTAACAAGACATGTTAAAGATAAATGTGGTATATCAGCTTTAGGTTACTGGATAGAAATAGCAGTATActtatatgaaaataatttaacATTCCATCAATATTTAGAAACTATTAGAGGAGAAATAGgttattttgtaaataataatggTTATTATATTGTACTTGATTCTAACGATATTGTAAGTATATTTAATGAATTTAGATCTAATGGTTTATATAAAACTAATTTAGGTTCATAcaaaattatacatattagAGATTTAACAACAGGCTATGATTCTACTACTGCAGATAAAAAATCCTTAATTGCACCTACACCAGATTCTCAAAATATTACTATACATTTTGAAAATACAGCTATTCTAACTATTAGAGCAAGTGGTACAGAACCCAAAGTAAAATGGTATGCAGAAATTTCTAGAGATACGTATGAACAAGCCAAAAAGGAGATAGACCAACTAATAGATGAAGTTATGCCTATATTTATGCAAccaaataaatataacgTAAAGAGATCATAA
- a CDS encoding GMP synthetase, protein MEGEEYDKILVLNFGSQYFHLIVKRLNNIKIFSETKDYGVELKDIKDMNIKGVILSGGPYSVTEAGSPHLKKEVFEYFLEKKIPIFGICYGMQEIAVQMNGEVKKSKTSEYGCTDVNILRNDNINNITYYSNFCDSSSAIDLFSNYKLMNETCSLFENIKNDITTVWMNHNDEVTKIPENFYLVSSSENCLICSIYNKEYNIYAVQYHPEVYESLDGELMFYNFAYNICKCKKQFDPIRYHELELKNIEKYKHDHYVIAAMSGGIDSTVAAAYTHKIFKERFFGIFIDNGLLRKNEGENVYKFLKSIFPDMNITKIDASENFLSNLQGVTDPEQKRKIIGKLFIEEFEKAVNNIDIDINKTFLLQGTLYPDIIESKCSKNLSDTIKTHHNVGGLPKNLKFKLFEPFKYLFKDDVKTLSKELNLPDEITNRHPFPGPGLAIRIIGDINKHKLNILREVDDIFISDLKQYGLYNKISQAFAVLLSSKSVGVRGDARSYDYVCVLRAVKTSSFMTANWYQIPYDILDKITTRILSEVKGVNRILYDISSKPPATIEFE, encoded by the coding sequence atgGAAGGAGAGGAGTACGACAAGATTTTGGTATTGAATTTCGGTTCTCAATACTTTCATCTTATTGTAAAAAGATTAAACaatataaagatatttAGTGAAACGAAAGATTATGGTGTTgaattaaaagatattaaGGATATGAATATAAAGGGAGTTATATTATCAGGTGGTCCATATTCAGTTACTGAGGCTGGTTCTCCTCATTTAAAGAAAGAAGtatttgaatattttttagaaaaaaagaTTCCAATTTTTGGTATATGTTATGGTATGCAAGAAATAGCAGTACAAATGAATGGTGAGGTTAAGAAATCGAAGACATCAGAATATGGATGTACTGATGTCAACATATTAAgaaatgataatattaataatataacatattatagTAATTTTTGTGATAGTTCATCTGCTattgatttattttcaaattataaattaatgAATGAGACCTGTTCtttatttgaaaatattaaaaatgatattacAACAGTTTGGATGAATCATAATGATGAGGTAACAAAAATTCCagaaaatttttatttagtTAGTTCAAGTGAAAATTGTTTAATATGTTccatatataataaagaatataacatatatgCTGTTCAATATCATCCAGAGGTATATGAATCATTAGATGGAGAATTAATGTTCTATAACTTtgcatataatatatgtaaatgTAAAAAACAATTTGATCCAATACGTTATCATGAATtagaattaaaaaatatagaaaaatataaacatgATCATTATGTTATCGCAGCTATGTCTGGTGGTATAGATAGTACTGTTGCTGCTGCATATACacataaaatttttaaagaaCGATTTTTTGGTATCTTTATTGATAATGGCTTgttaagaaaaaatgaaggAGAAAATGTATATAAGTTTTTAAAATCTATATTTCCTGATATGAATATAACTAAAATTGATGCTTctgaaaattttttatcaaatcTACAAGGTGTTACAGATCCAGAACAGAAGAGAAAAATTATAGGgaaattatttattgaaGAGTTTGAAAAGGCAGTAAACAATATAGATATAGATATAAACAAAACATTCTTATTACAAGGTACTCTATATCCAGATATTATTGAAAGCAAGTGTTCAAAAAATTTATCAGATACAATTAAAACTCATCATAATGTAGGAGGGTTACCAAAAAATTTGAAgtttaaattatttgaaccattcaaatatttatttaaagaTGATGTTAAAACATTATCAAAAGAATTAAACTTACCAGATGAAATTACTAATAGACATCCATTCCCAGGACCTGGATTAGCAATTAGAATTATTGgagatataaataaacataaattaaatatattaagaGAAGTTgatgatatttttataagcgatttaaaacaatatggattatataataaaatcaGTCAAGCTTTTGCTGTACTTTTATCATCAAAATCGGTAGGTGTAAGAGGTGATGCAAGATCATATGATTATGTTTGTGTTCTTAGAGCTGTCAAAACATCATCTTTCATGACAGCAAATTGGTATCAAATACCTTATGATATTCTAGATAAAATTACTACAAGAATATTGAGTGAAGTAAAAGGTGTCAACAGgatattatatgatatatcATCCAAACCCCCAGCAACAATTGAATTCGAATGA
- a CDS encoding putative autophagy-related protein 18, whose amino-acid sequence MVSLRLDNNRYISFNQDYGCLCMANEKGFKIYNTNPFTQTYSRDLTDRNKNGLYLAEMLYRCNILAITGNKNDKKGKWAKNVLIIWDDRQMREIAKLTFSSNIIGVRLLREIIVVILEYKLCIYRLKDIILLETLNTSKNVSGLCCLSNIDKNIIIAYLSPIKGRVNIHIFEINSSENIHEELPYINFKTNLSIYAHDNSIGCINLSNDGKLLVTSSTKGTIIRLFNTFDGTLLNEFRRGTKNAKILSLNISEDNNWLCLTSSRNTVHVFSIYKKKRPLRKVDIICKGKNVSPPALLNYEKESKNKKSSLKCLLPCHPYLNSEWSFASYKLPGKKISSICAFVNDQNCIIVICSNGIIYKLRFNEHIGGDMFKISSHSFD is encoded by the exons atggtATCATTAAGATTAGATAataatagatatatatcatttaacCAGGATTATGGTTGTTTGTGTATGGCCAATGAGAAAGGTTTCAAGATATACAACACAAACCCGTTTACTCAAACATATAGTAGAG ATTTGACAGATAGAAATAAGAATGGCTTATACCTAGCCGAAATGTTATATCGATGTAACATTTTAGCAATAACAGGCAATAAGAATGATAAGAAAGGGAAATGGGCAAAAAATGTTTTGATAATATGGGATGATAGACAAATGAGAGAAATAGCTAAATTAACATTTTCATCAAATATTATAGGTGTAAGATTGTTAAGAGAAATAATTGTAGTTATATtagaatataaattatgtatatatagattaaaagatataatattacttGAAACGTTAAATACTTCAAAAAATGTATCAGGTTTATGTTGTTTATCtaatattgataaaaatattattattgcTTATTTATCACCAATAAAAGGAAGAgtaaatattcatatattcGAAATAAATTCAAGTGAAAATATACATGAAGAATTAccttatataaattttaaaacaAATTTGAGTATATATGCGCATGATAATTCTATTGGATGTATTAATTTAAGTAATGATGGTAAATTACTTGTTACATCATCAACAAAAGGTACTATAATTAGATTATTTAATACCTTTGATGGAacattattaaatgaatttaGAAGAGGTACTAAAAATGCAAAAATTTTATCCTTAAATATCAGTGAAGATAATAATTGGCTATGTTTAACTTCTAGTAGAAATACAGTTCATgtattttctatatataaaaaaaaaagaccCTTAAGAAAGGTGgatattatatgtaaagGCAAAAATGTATCTCCACCAGctttattaaattatgaaaaagaatcaaaaaataaaaaatcttctttaaaatgtttattACCTTGTCATCCGTATTTAAATAGTGAATGGAGTTTTGcttcatataaattacCAGGCAAAAAAATTTCATCCATTTGTGCATTTGTCAATGATCAAAATTGTATTATTGTTATCTGCTCAAATGGAatcatttataaattaagATTTAATGAACATATCGGAGGTGATATGTTTAAAATCTCATCACATAGTTTTGATTAA
- a CDS encoding putative NLI interacting factor-like phosphatase, translated as MDMRNIYLPEGVRLPCKLKWTVDNNSMVSSNQIIAFIIEENEEVFAGAEKNQQVQPSIKEEHIEKENYDNKNNVDNNIIENKEGNDIVLKQDNYNDINNNQICLNNEHIVKDINSTCSNKNINNLHDSNKTEESNSLPSNNNTNHNENKNNCVKDENIHANSDNNKSVINDNVINSDLKNNELNKKDDTDVISLDSKYNEKKNVINFILNNRKNCEIKNNHIFLRSNNNGKINILKNHQNEEYIYINNANELLCEILDVKCNHEIIFSGICTNCLLNQEEINNSEEQKSFVTPSFLPGQNELYINTDKAIDLEKERMRTIIDKKKLCLVLDLDNTLLHASFSLLSVNVNNDIINITTDINGSLENEINYIEELNTQVSNTNNSDDIKSNTKNKKASPIVCKLNNEKIFSMNNKNKNEQTQTQTQTQSQNYIDRSDMQVQTKEMQNRHINVNNNNNMDNNNINNNNNGGMEDGTLIKEDLIYPHYCKNKNSIEIYPKMEDIKASYENYCEFLEKVNTINLLKHKGKYIHYEDFNDNQIKRKIEKLESSVLKTNVKYQKGEYIIYYKLRPGVIEFLRTMSEKYEIYLYTMGTLEHAKSCLFLLDPLRKFFGNRVFSRKDCLNSLKHLNKILPTYRSVSICIDDSDYIWKENSSCIKVHGYNYFPDINFFEDIKRAPYFLTKFFTFAQSYLNFTSNIYRFINFKCSEHEEFLKFRKNNIMLYNMNNHVHFSNVHTHNSNNYDVQIKEDLYCISENNQAQNNELSQNMNGNTYIEPLQMRNKNEQEGLLDGNNSININNEMEEMNNNNFIDLDKEFETDNESDLNLEDDELDDIFDIYNNVNNNNNNNSNSNNNNNNNNINSYNNTYLLDTRNDLIELYDESYNYDKQNILEDNNSNYLNKQNDIYVNKDKTLSKEIESLQSLSYDEDNILYDENIILQTVQNGIIENNNVNFMYEENKISLKKEQETNENVLKNNTNLLDVNKTINKKKKKKKCKKNNQIKNGEINTPFLRNDTKNYVQPPNPLLKSVHKNISYEDEIILKFISEENFKKYEKYVLDFLCNYFEKNENDTMKSQTSSQMFEEEYMESSKCDITNDDIPSEENTSDEDDFEGEFVNLKDQEDEIHMFLDDDFEGEFVNLKDENDEEYTFMDDYMDGKHSNVKDEKNKQCYEKNKKNNNNYKKNSDKNDDPRNELKKYKMKVKKKIIKKTNKNSNVKISKCSKHMNQMNNTSTNNNEVKQNNEYYESFFIPKNLTEFNFKDNDKQLYYLMSLLNEIHHIFYKMLEQFKRKETNEQNRDDQIYNYFLRYPVVRTILNQYRKQVLKGFTFNIGLLSDDIKQSDFMDNILKFGGLINNQDYNHLLTVNAFIENENIKNVRTSNLMWLERALYTWKSSNPKYYDMKTWEKLHRNFWDVIEYEENKK; from the exons atGGATAtgagaaatatatatttaccAGAAGGTGTAAGACTACCTTGTAAATTAAAATGGACTGTGGATAATAATTCAATGGTTAGCTCTAATCAGATTATAGCTTTTATAATTGAAGAGAATGAAGAAGTATTTGCAGGTGCGGAGAAGAATCAACAGGTACAACCTTCTATTAAGGAAGAACACATTGAAAAGGAAAACTATGATAACAAGAACAAtgttgataataatattattgaGAATAAAGAAGGGAATGATATAGTACTTAAACAAGATAATTAcaatgatataaataataatcagatatgtttaaataatgaacatattgtaaaagatataaattCAACCTGTtctaataaaaatataaataatttacatGACTCTAATAAAACAGAGGAAAGTAATTCTTTACcatctaataataatactaaTCATAATGAGAATAAGAATAACTGTGtaaaagatgaaaatatacATGCAAATTCTGATAATAACAAAAGTGTCATTAATGATAATGTTATAAATAGTGAccttaaaaataatgagttgaataaaaaagatgatACAGATGTAATTAGTTTGgattcaaaatataatgaaaagaaaaatgtaataaattttattttaaataatagGAAAAATTgtgaaataaaaaataatcatatttttttaagaagtaataataatgggaaaataaatattttaaaaaatcatcaaaatgaagaatatatatatattaataatgcaaatgaattattatgtGAAATTCTTGATGTGAAATGTAATCATGAAATTATATTCTCAGGGATTTGTACTAACTGTCTTTTAAATCAAgaagaaattaataatagTGAAGAACAAAAATCTTTTGTTACTCCAAGTTTCTTACCTGGTcaaaatgaattatatataaatactGATAAGGCAATTGATttagaaaaagaaagaatGAGAACAATtatagataaaaaaaaactttGCTTAGTTCTAGATTTAGATAATACACTTTTACATGCATCATTTTCCTTATTATCTGTTAATGTgaataatgatataataaatattactACTGATATTAATGGTAGTTtagaaaatgaaataaattatatagaaGAATTAAATACACAAGTATCTAATACGAACAATTCGGATGATATAAAATCGaacacaaaaaataaaaaagcTTCTCCAATTGTATGTAAATtgaataatgaaaaaattttctctatgaataataaaaataaaaatgaacaaaCACAAACACAAACGCAAACACAATCacaaaattatatagataGAAGTGATATGCAAGTACAAACAAAGGAAATGCAAAATAGACATATAAATGttaacaataataataatatggacaataataatattaataataataataatggtGGTATGGAAGATGGTACTCTCATTAAGGAAGACTTAATATATCCCCACtattgtaaaaataaaaattcaaTCGAAATATACCCCAAAATGGAAGATATAAAAGCGTCGTATGAAAATTATTGTGAATTTTTAGAAAAGGTAAATACcataaatttattaaaacataaaGGGAAATATATACACTATGAAGATTTTAATGATAACCAgataaaaaggaaaatagAGAAATTAGAATCTAGTGTTCTAAAAACAAATGTAAAATATCAAAAAGgtgaatatattatttactATAAACTAAGACCAGGAGTTATTGAATTTTTAAGAACAATGAgtgaaaaatatgaaatatatttatatactaTGGGTACATTAGAACATGCAAAATcatgtttatttttattagaTCCTCTTAGGAAATTTTTTGGAAATAGAGTATTTTCTAGAAAGGATTGTTTAAATAGCTTGaaacatttaaataaaatattaccAACCTATCGTAGTGTATCTATATGTATAGACGATAGTGATTATATATGGAAAGAAAATAGTTCTTGTATCAAAGTACATGgatataattattttccTGATATTAACTTTTTTGAAGATATTAAGAGAGCTCCATATTTCTTAACTAAATTTTTTACTTTTGCTCAGTCTTATTTAAATTTCAcatcaaatatatatcgttttataaattttaaatgtaGTGAACATGAagaatttttaaaatttcgtaaaaataatatcatgttatataatatgaataatcATGTCCATTTCTCCAATGTGCATACACATAACAGTAATAATTATGACGTACAAATAAAGGAAGatttatattgtattaGTGAAAATAATCAAGCGCAGAATAATGAATTATCACAAAATATGAATGGAAATACATATATTGAACCATTACAAATGAGAAACAAAAATGAGCAAGAAGGATTATTGGATGGGAACAattctataaatattaataatgaaatggaagaaatgaataataacaattttATAGACTTGGATAAAGAATTTGAAACGGATAATGAAAGTGATTTAAATTTGGAGGACGACGAGTTAGATgatatatttgatatatataataatgttaacaataataataataataatagtaatagtaataataataataataataataatattaatagttATAACAATACATACCTTTTAGATACAAGAAATGATTTGATAGAATTATATGATGAgtcatataattatgacaaacaaaatattttagaGGATAATAACAgtaattatttaaataaacaaaatgatatatatgttaataaagataaaacATTAAGTAAAGAAATAGAATCATTACAATCATTATCATatgatgaagataatatactttatgatgaaaatatcATTCTTCAAACAGTACAAAATGGAAtaattgaaaataataatgttaattttatgtatgaagaaaataaaatatctCTTAAAAAGGAACAAGaaacaaatgaaaatgtattaaaaaataataccAATTTATTAGATGTAAATAAAACTattaataagaaaaaaaagaaaaaaaaatgtaaaaaaaataatcaaataaaaaatggTGAAATAAATACACCATTTTTACGAAATgatacaaaaaattatgttcAACCACCAAATCCTTTGTTAAAATCGgttcataaaaatatatcatatgaagatgaaattattttaaaatttatatctGAGGAaaatttcaaaaaataCGAAAAGTATGTTTTAgattttttatgtaattattttgaaaaaaacGAAAACGATACAATGAAAAGTCAAACGTCTTCTCAAATGTTCGAAGAGGAATATATGGAGAGTTCAAAATGTGACATAACAAATGATGATATTCCAAGTGAAGAGAATACATCTGATGAAGATGATTTTGAAGGAGAATTTGTAAATCTAAAAGATCAAGAGGATGAAATACATATGTTTTTAGATGATGATTTTGAGGGTGAATTTGTAAATTTGaaagatgaaaatgatgaagaaTATACATTTATGGATGATTATATGGATGGAAAACATTCAAATGtaaaagatgaaaaaaataaacaatgttatgaaaaaaataaaaagaataataataattataaaaaaaattctgataaaaatgatgatcCCCGtaatgaattaaaaaaatataaaatgaaagttaaaaaaaaaattataaaaaaaactaataaaaattcaaatGTGAAAATATCTAAATGTTCAAAACATATGAACCAAATGAATAATACTTcaacaaataataatgaagtAAAACAAAACAATGAATATTATGAATCTTTCTTTATTCCAAAAAATTTAACAGAATTCAATTTCAAAGATAATGATAaacaattatattatttaatgtcattattaaatgaaattcatcatattttttacaaaatgTTAGAACAATTTAAACGAAAAGAAAcaaatgaacaaaatagagatgatcaaatatataactatTTTTTAAGATATCCTGTTGTTCGTACTATATTGAATCAATACCGAAAACAAGTTTTAAAGG GTTTCACGTTCAATATAGGCTTATTATCAGATGATATTAAACAAAGCGATTTTATGGATAACATTCTAAAATTCGGTGGACTTATTAACAACCAAGATTACAATCATTTATTAACTGTTAATGCTTTTatagaaaatgaaaatattaaaaatgtgCGCACATCTAATTTGATGTGGCTCGAAAGAGCCCTTTATACTTGGAA AAGTAGCAATCCAAAATATTATGACATGAAAACCTGGGAAAAATTGCATCGAAATTTTTGGGATGTCATTgaatatgaagaaaataaaaaataa